One genomic region from Pantoea alfalfae encodes:
- a CDS encoding carbohydrate porin, producing the protein MKLSTLAIALSAIFFSTSVWADPSMSSIEARLAAMEQRLQAAEQRANAAESRAEVAEKQAQMAERQAQQLAAVQQQTQTSTAEVAQRTAKLEQKSADEGGFEFHGYARSGLLMNSSAAKTQGGPTVTPAGETGGHVGRLGNEPDTYVELNLEHKQTLDNGATTRFKAMLADGQRTYNDWTAASSDLNLRQAFVELGQLPTFSGAFDNATVWAGKRFDRDNFDIHWIDSDVVFLAGTGAGIYDMKWAEQARSNLSLYGRTFGDIENNENTAQNYILSLNNFVGPVQMMVSGMRAKDNDDRRDIDGLRVKSDAAGTGVHALLGLHNDSFYGLTEGTSKTALLYGHGLGAEVKSIGSDGALLPEANTWRLASYGITPLGGGWHIAPALLAQRSDDRYVKGDSYDWATVNLRLIQEITQNFEMQYEGSYQYMDLRPEGYNNRNAVSGSFTKLTVAPTLKAGDVGDFLKRPEIRLFATWMNWDHRLDNYASDDAFGSKGFDAGGEWNFGVQMETWF; encoded by the coding sequence ATGAAACTAAGCACGTTAGCCATCGCCCTCTCTGCAATATTCTTTTCCACATCCGTCTGGGCCGATCCCAGCATGAGCAGCATCGAAGCCCGCCTGGCGGCAATGGAGCAGCGACTGCAGGCTGCCGAGCAGCGAGCGAATGCGGCTGAAAGCCGTGCAGAGGTCGCCGAAAAACAGGCTCAGATGGCTGAACGGCAGGCTCAGCAGCTGGCGGCGGTTCAGCAGCAGACCCAGACCTCCACCGCTGAGGTCGCGCAGCGCACCGCGAAACTGGAACAAAAATCTGCCGATGAAGGTGGCTTTGAATTCCACGGTTATGCCCGCTCCGGATTATTGATGAACAGCTCCGCCGCCAAAACGCAGGGCGGCCCGACCGTAACCCCGGCTGGAGAAACCGGCGGTCACGTCGGGCGTCTGGGTAATGAGCCGGATACCTACGTTGAGCTCAACCTTGAACATAAGCAGACGCTGGATAATGGTGCCACCACCCGCTTCAAAGCGATGCTGGCCGATGGACAGCGCACTTATAACGACTGGACGGCCGCCAGCAGCGATCTCAACCTGCGTCAGGCGTTTGTCGAACTGGGACAACTTCCCACCTTCAGCGGTGCATTCGATAACGCAACGGTCTGGGCAGGTAAGCGTTTTGATCGTGATAACTTTGATATTCACTGGATCGACTCCGATGTCGTGTTCCTTGCCGGAACCGGCGCCGGTATTTACGACATGAAATGGGCAGAGCAGGCGCGCAGCAACCTCTCGCTTTATGGTCGTACCTTCGGTGACATCGAAAACAATGAAAACACCGCGCAGAACTACATCCTGTCGCTGAATAATTTTGTCGGCCCGGTGCAGATGATGGTCAGCGGTATGCGGGCGAAAGATAACGACGATCGTCGGGATATCGACGGCCTCCGTGTTAAAAGCGATGCGGCCGGAACCGGCGTCCATGCGCTGCTGGGCCTTCATAACGACAGCTTTTATGGGCTGACAGAAGGCACGTCGAAAACAGCCCTGCTCTATGGTCATGGCCTGGGCGCTGAGGTGAAGTCGATTGGTTCTGACGGCGCACTGTTGCCGGAAGCGAACACCTGGCGGCTGGCAAGTTACGGGATCACTCCCCTTGGCGGCGGCTGGCACATTGCGCCCGCCTTACTGGCACAGCGCAGTGACGATCGCTACGTCAAAGGTGACAGCTACGACTGGGCGACAGTCAACCTGCGGCTGATTCAGGAAATCACGCAGAACTTCGAGATGCAGTATGAAGGCTCTTATCAGTACATGGATCTGCGTCCGGAAGGTTACAACAACCGTAACGCGGTCAGCGGCAGCTTCACCAAACTTACTGTTGCGCCAACCCTGAAAGCCGGTGATGTCGGCGACTTCCTTAAACGTCCGGAAATTCGTCTGTTTGCAACCTGGATGAACTGGGATCACCGGCTGGATAACTATGCCAGTGACGACGCGTTCGGCAGCAAAGGTTTCGATGCCGGCGGTGAATGGAACTTCGGTGTACAGATGGAAACCTGGTTCTGA
- a CDS encoding AAA family ATPase, giving the protein MKRDYGGVLEMATRANSMLHGLSDHIEQQRQEFNQTGFYQTFSRNAVANMPLLSKHAVVAAISDMEAAGYQFGKKQTGSTSQYALTIQNVVDIYQHRKVPKYRDRHAGPFVVFVVSLKGGVSKTVSTVTLAHGMRAHPSMLHNDLRILVIDLDPQASSTMFLSHTNSVGSVLETAAQAMLNDLDADQLREQFIKPTVMPGVDVIPASIDDGFVASDWEELVAEHLPGVAPSEVLRRNVIDRLAGDYDFIFLDTGPHLDSFMLNAIAASDVLLTPTPPAQVDFHSTMKYLTRLPEMLERIESEGIEPRLKANIGFMSKMTSKHDHLTSQSYAREVFTKSMLDCGLPRLDGFERCGESFDTVISANPASYPGSADALRKAKYEAEQFSRAVFDRIEYIRSTL; this is encoded by the coding sequence ATGAAGCGTGATTATGGTGGAGTGCTGGAGATGGCAACACGTGCCAACTCCATGTTACATGGACTCAGTGACCACATTGAGCAGCAGCGTCAGGAATTTAACCAGACAGGGTTTTACCAGACTTTCTCTCGCAATGCTGTAGCAAATATGCCACTGCTGAGTAAGCACGCTGTCGTCGCCGCGATTAGTGATATGGAAGCAGCAGGATACCAGTTTGGTAAAAAGCAAACCGGCAGTACATCGCAATATGCCCTGACCATTCAGAACGTCGTCGACATTTATCAGCATCGTAAAGTGCCTAAATATCGCGATCGGCATGCTGGCCCCTTTGTCGTGTTTGTTGTCAGTCTTAAAGGCGGCGTCTCTAAAACCGTCAGCACCGTGACGCTGGCTCACGGTATGCGCGCCCATCCTTCTATGCTGCACAATGACCTGCGTATACTGGTTATCGATCTGGATCCACAGGCATCGAGCACGATGTTCCTGAGCCATACCAACAGTGTCGGTTCCGTACTGGAAACAGCAGCGCAGGCTATGCTCAACGATCTGGATGCAGATCAGCTTCGTGAGCAGTTTATTAAGCCTACCGTTATGCCCGGCGTTGACGTTATTCCGGCCTCAATCGATGATGGCTTCGTTGCCAGCGACTGGGAAGAGCTGGTTGCTGAACATCTGCCCGGTGTTGCGCCTTCAGAGGTCCTTCGCCGTAATGTGATCGATCGTCTGGCAGGTGACTATGATTTTATCTTCCTTGATACCGGTCCTCATCTTGATTCCTTTATGCTGAATGCCATCGCGGCCAGCGATGTGCTGTTGACACCGACGCCACCGGCACAGGTCGATTTCCATTCCACCATGAAGTATCTGACGCGCCTGCCAGAAATGCTGGAGCGTATCGAGTCCGAAGGTATCGAACCGCGGCTCAAAGCTAATATCGGCTTTATGTCTAAGATGACATCCAAGCATGACCACCTGACGTCGCAAAGTTATGCACGTGAGGTGTTTACTAAATCGATGCTGGACTGTGGCTTACCTCGTCTTGATGGATTCGAGCGTTGTGGCGAATCCTTTGACACGGTAATCAGTGCTAATCCCGCTTCCTATCCCGGCAGTGCAGACGCCCTGCGTAAAGCCAAATATGAAGCTGAGCAGTTCTCAAGGGCTGTGTTTGATCGCATCGAATATATCAGGAGTACCCTGTGA
- a CDS encoding aminoimidazole riboside kinase, protein MSVRVWCLGDAVVDLLPEMPGRLMQCPGGAPANVAVGIARLQGNSGFIGRVGADPFGEFMRQTLNEENVDTRYMIADSQHRTSTVVVGLDEQGERTFTFMVRPSADLFLETSDLPEFHRGEWLHCCSIALAAEPSRTATLTAMKQIRAAGGHVSFDLNLREDLWPDPALLHTVVNEALSHTDVVKLSDEELDFLSPAQEAAVSMPQLAAKFSIRLLLMTRGREGVMACYQGRITHHATTPVNSVDTTGAGDAFVAGLLWELAKSGLPVNESQLVSCLLTAQRCGALATTAKGAMTALPLRHQLDDLAG, encoded by the coding sequence ATGTCTGTTCGCGTATGGTGCCTCGGGGATGCCGTGGTCGATTTGCTACCCGAAATGCCGGGGCGCCTGATGCAATGTCCTGGCGGAGCACCGGCCAATGTTGCCGTTGGCATTGCCCGACTGCAGGGAAACAGCGGTTTTATCGGACGGGTGGGTGCCGATCCTTTTGGTGAGTTTATGCGGCAGACGCTAAATGAGGAGAATGTTGATACCCGCTATATGATCGCTGATTCACAGCATCGCACGTCAACCGTGGTGGTCGGTCTGGATGAGCAGGGCGAGCGCACCTTTACCTTTATGGTGCGGCCCAGTGCCGACCTGTTTCTTGAAACGTCCGATCTGCCCGAATTTCACCGAGGGGAGTGGCTGCATTGCTGTTCAATTGCCTTAGCGGCGGAACCTTCACGCACCGCGACGCTGACCGCTATGAAACAGATTCGGGCGGCAGGCGGCCATGTCAGTTTCGATTTAAATCTGCGGGAAGATCTCTGGCCCGACCCGGCGCTGCTGCATACGGTGGTGAACGAGGCCCTCAGTCATACAGACGTGGTGAAACTCTCCGACGAAGAACTCGACTTTCTCAGCCCGGCTCAGGAAGCGGCTGTCAGCATGCCGCAGCTGGCCGCGAAATTCAGCATTCGCTTGTTACTGATGACACGGGGCAGGGAAGGGGTGATGGCCTGTTATCAGGGCCGAATCACCCACCATGCTACCACGCCCGTTAACAGCGTCGATACTACCGGTGCAGGTGATGCCTTTGTGGCCGGATTACTCTGGGAGCTGGCGAAGTCAGGTCTGCCTGTTAATGAATCGCAGCTTGTCAGCTGCCTACTGACTGCCCAACGTTGTGGCGCACTCGCCACCACGGCAAAAGGTGCCATGACAGCACTTCCCTTGCGCCACCAACTGGACGATCTGGCTGGCTAA
- a CDS encoding ParB/RepB/Spo0J family partition protein: protein MSKPIQRIGRKFGDSAIANMIDSSSQSRTFTLKSGAKATFVRQLVLHDDIETRTSVDPKINGRDQSTLTPESLQEITRTITLQQFFPAIGRVNGDRIEIMDGSRRRAACILSGASLEVLVTADELSLSDARQLAADIQTAKEHNLRELGLRFMLMNESGMSKSEIAKAEGISNAKVSRAFQAASVPAEFIELFPVVSELTLQDYQLLLDVWEEAKAEAMDAAGLVSEIQQKLEADDSLQNANSDEKKSAILNGFKSARRQLKKTAPVSKMVTEKLATFTTANTYARRKTNDEKRTVQYEFSRLPKEIAEQIDASIRKILSTLK, encoded by the coding sequence GTGAGCAAACCTATACAGCGCATTGGCCGCAAGTTCGGCGATTCTGCTATTGCGAACATGATCGACAGCAGCAGCCAGTCGCGCACCTTTACGCTGAAGTCAGGTGCGAAGGCAACTTTTGTGCGCCAGCTGGTCCTGCATGATGATATAGAAACCCGAACCAGTGTTGACCCGAAGATCAACGGACGTGATCAGAGCACGCTGACGCCGGAATCGCTGCAGGAAATCACCCGTACGATTACACTGCAGCAGTTTTTCCCGGCCATTGGTCGCGTAAACGGCGACCGGATTGAGATTATGGATGGTTCGCGCCGTCGTGCTGCCTGCATTCTTTCCGGGGCCAGTCTGGAAGTGCTGGTTACTGCAGATGAACTGAGCCTCAGCGATGCGCGTCAGCTGGCTGCTGATATTCAGACGGCTAAAGAGCATAACCTGCGTGAATTAGGTCTGCGCTTTATGCTTATGAACGAAAGTGGCATGAGCAAATCAGAAATTGCTAAAGCGGAAGGCATCTCAAACGCTAAGGTCTCACGTGCATTTCAGGCCGCATCTGTGCCCGCTGAGTTTATCGAACTCTTCCCGGTCGTTTCTGAGCTGACCCTTCAGGATTATCAGTTACTGCTTGATGTCTGGGAGGAGGCGAAAGCGGAAGCGATGGATGCCGCCGGACTGGTCAGCGAAATCCAGCAAAAGCTGGAGGCAGATGATTCACTGCAAAACGCTAATTCAGATGAGAAGAAGAGCGCAATCCTGAATGGTTTCAAAAGCGCCCGTCGTCAGTTAAAAAAAACTGCACCGGTCAGCAAAATGGTGACGGAAAAGCTGGCAACGTTTACTACAGCCAATACCTATGCGCGTCGTAAAACCAACGATGAGAAGCGCACCGTGCAGTATGAATTCAGTCGTTTGCCAAAAGAGATTGCTGAACAGATTGATGCGTCGATCAGAAAGATACTCTCTACGCTTAAATAA